In the genome of Campylobacter concisus, the window CCAACTGCTCCAGCCATCGCTGAAAAGCCGATATTTACGATAAGAGTTAGTGTAAATGCCGAGATGATACCAGGAAGTGCTTCTACAAACATCACTCTAAAGATGATCTGAAATTTCGAGCTTCCAAAGCTTTGAGCCGCTTCTATGATACCTTTATCAACCTCTTTTAGAGCATTTTCGATTAGCCTTGCCACAAATGGAGCTGCGCCGATAGTTAGCGGAACGATCGCAGCTGTGGTGCCAATACTTGTGCCTACGATCATTTTTGTGACAGGAAAGAGCACGATGATTAAAATGATAAACGGAAAGCTTCTAAGTACGTTTATAACGATATCAAGAACGAAATAAAGCTGCTTGTTTGGCTTTAGTCCGTCTTTGTCTGAAAGGATGAGCAAAACCGCAGGTATTAGGCCTATGGCAAAGGCGAGCAGGGTAGAGACGATGCTCATATATAGCGTCTCGCCGATAGCTGGCAACAGTATCCTAGAAAACACATCTGGAAATTTAGAAAAATCAATACCAAACATCAAGCAACCTCCCATAAAACGCCACTTTGCTTGATGTAGTTAAGCACGTTTTCTTTATCTTTTTCATCTATGTTTATGACAAGCGAGCCAAGAACATTTTCGTTTAGCTTCTCAAGCTTGCCCCAGACTATGTTAAAGTCGATATTTAGGCTTCTTGCCATGTGCGTGATCACGCTGTTTTGAGCCACTTCTTTTGGGAAAAATAGCCTAATATTTGTGCCAGTGCTTGGCAGAATTTCAACTTCGCCCAAAAACTCTTTCATCTTCTCATCTGGCTTTAAAAATAGCTCTTCGATGCTTCCAGAGCCTATGATCTTGCCACCTTCAAGCAGTATTGCACGTTTTGCGATCGATTTTACAACCTCCATCTCGTGCGTGACGATGACGACACTGATGTCTAGCTCTTTGTTTATCTTTTCAAGCAGCTCTAAAATTTGATTTGTTGTATTTGGATCAAGAGCCGAAGTTGCCTCGTCGCTTAGTAAAATTTTAGGATTTAAAGCAAGCGCTCTAGCGATAGCGACACGCTGTTTTTGCCCGCCACTTAGCTCGCTTGGATAGCTTTTTGCCTTGCTTTCAAGACCGACTAAATTTAAAAGCTCTCTCACTCTTTTTTCAGTTTCATCGCTTTTATAACCCCAAAATTTAAGCGGATTAGCGACGTTTTCAAAGACGTTTTTTCTAGCCATTAATGCAAAATGCTGAAATATCATCCCGACATCTCGCCTTAAATGCCTTTGCTGCATCTCATCTAAATTTTTTATCTCTTTATCAAAGACTTTTAGGCTGCCACCTTGATAGCTTTCAAGCCCGTTTATACACCTTAAAAGCGTTGATTTGCCAGCACCACTATGTCCCACGATAGCAAAAATTTCACCCTTTTTAACCTCTAAATTTACATCAAAAAGGATCTGCGTATCGCCATAAAATTTGCTTAAATTTTCTATTTTTATCACTAAATTTTCCTTATTTTTAAAAGTGCGTCATCTTATAAAATTTCGCGCCTTAGCTCATCTGCACTCTTTGGCGAAAGAAGTGCTGGAGCTATGTCAAATACGCTAAATGCGCCGCGCTCGCCTCTTTGTGCCAAGCGATATGTCGCACGGGAATAGGCTACAAGTACGCTTGCTGTAAATTCTGGATTTGAGTCAAGTTTTAGCGAAAACTCGATCAAGTGTTTGTTCTCGCCATGCTCTCCGCTCACTCCACTTCGCAGCACAAATCCTCCGTGAGGGATGCCGCCATGCTCTTTTTTAAGCGTTTCAATATCTATAAAATGCACGCTTGTGTCGTAGTCGGCAAAATAGTTTGGCATCGTTTTTATCTCATGCTCGATGCGTGCCTTATCAGCGCCGTCCTCTGCCACGACATAGCAATCGCGCAAGTGTTTTTCTCTTGTGGTTAAATTTGGATTTTCCCCAGCGCGTACTCGCTCTAGTGCGCTATCTATGGGCACCGTGTATTGACGAGCGTCCACGACGCCTTTTATCCTGCGGATAGCGTCTGAGTGGCCTTGACTCACGCCTTTGCCCCAAAATGTGTAACTGCTGCCGTTTTCAAGCACACTCTCGCCAAATAGTCTATTTAGTGAAAATAGCCCCGGGTCCCAGCCAACAGCGATGACGCCTACATTGCCACCTTTTTTAGCAGCTGCGTCCACTGCGGCAAAATGCTCTAGTATTTTAGCGTGCGTGTCAAAGCTATCGACGACATTAAACTCTTTTGCAAACTCTGGCGTCTGCGTTGGAAGGTCGGTTGCGCTGCCACCGCAAAGCACTAAAACATCAAATTTGCCCTTGTGCGATAAAATTTCATCCGCGCTAAATACTGGTGCGCCACACGTTTTTACCTTACTTGGATCTCTGCGGCTAAAGACTGCTGTTAGCTCCAAATCCTTGCTATTTTGCACCGCAAGCTCGACGCCACGACCTAAATTTCCATATCCTAAAACTGCTATTTTTATTTTTTCACTCATTTTTTATCCTTTAAATTTACATGCAAGGTAGTGCAGGACGATAAATTTCACTTTAATAAGACAATGTATTAGCGCCAATGGTAGCGTGGCAACTACAAGCTGCCAAAGATAAAACGCTACCCTTCAACTTTTGCCGCAAAACCTACTCGCCAAGAGCCTCTAGCTCTTCACATACTTTTTTAAATTTAGCCTCAGCGCTCTCTAGCGCCTCTTTGTTTGTCTCTATGACCTCTTTTGGTGCGTTTGCTACGAAATTTTGGTTATTTAGCATGCCTGAGAGTTTGGCTATCTCTTTTTCAAGCTTTGTCTTTTGAGACTTGAGTCTTGTGATGATACCGCTCATATCAAGCCCTTCAAGTGGGACAAATGCTTCTAAATTTTCGCTCACGTCTCTGATAGAATTTTCTATTTTTTCATCTACAAAGCCGATCTCTTCGCATTTTGCAAGCAGCTTGATATACTCTTTGACCTCGTCAAGGTCGATTTTTTCATTAAATTTAACAAAGGCTTTTGCGATCTTTGAGTTGCCAAGATCTATGGTCGCTTTTGCACGGCGAATAGCCACAATCGCTTCGATAACTAACTCAAATTTCTTCTCAACATCTAAATTTCGCTCTTTTACCTCTGGATAGCTCATAACCATTATTGATTTTGCATTTTCAATCTGTGTGCCGCTAAGCTCTTGAAATAGATACTCTGAGAGAAATGGCATGAAAGGATTTAGCAGTTTCATCGCCTCTTTAAATATACTTCCAAGCTCTTTTACGCTCGCTTTATCCGCCTTGCTTAGCTCAATGCCCCAGTCGCAAAACTCATCCCAAAGGAATTTATAAAGTGTGTTTGCTGCGTCATTGAAGCGGTAAGCGTCGATATTTTCACGCACCTCTCTTACGCACTCGTTAAAGCGGCTATTCATATAAATTCCAAGCTTTGTTTGAAGCTTGATGTCTTCTAAATTTTCAAATTTGCTCTCATTTAGCATGAGATATTTGCTTGCATTATAAAGCTTATTGGTGAAATTTCTTACCTGCTTCATCTTGGCGTCACTTAGCTTGATGTCGCGTCCTTGAACGGCTAGAAGTGTTAGCGTAAAGCGCAAGATATCGGCGCTATACTCATTGATGCTATCAAGCGGATCGATGACGTTGCCAAGGCTTTTACTCATCTTTCTGCCAAATTCATCTTTTACAAGCGCGTGCAAATAGATGTCGTCAAATGGCAGCTTGCCAAGGGCATTTTCACCCTGAAACATCATCCTAGCAACCCAGAAAAATAATATATCAAAGCCAGTTATAAGAAGGTTGTTTGGATAAAACTCAGCAAGGTCTCCTTCAAACCATTTTTCATTTTTTAGCTCATTTTCATTACCCCAACCAAGCGTGCTAAATGGCCAAAGACCAGAGCTAAACCACGTATCTAGCACGTCTGGGTCTTGGTGAAAATTTTTACTTTTGCACTTTTTGCACTCGCATGGCTCTCCCTCGTCAGCCCACATATAACCGCAATCATCGCAGTAAAATACTGGAATTTGATGCCCCCACCAAAGTTGGCGTGAGATACACCAGTCTCTTAACTCTCTCATCCACGCGTTAAAGCTATTTATCCAGTGCGGTGGGTAAAATTTGGCAAGGCCCTCTGAGACCTTTTGTATCGCCTCGTCTGCGATCTCTTTTTTGACAAACCACTGCTTTGAGATATATGGCTCAACGACGTTTTTGCAGCGGTAGCAGTATCCCACTTGGTTTTCGTAGTCTTCTATCTTTTCAACATTGCCAAGTTTTTCAAGCTCGGCCACTACGATATCTCTAGCCTCAAGCCTCTCAAGACCTGCAAATTTATCGCACTTGTCGTTTAAAATGCCCTTTTCGTCAAATACGGTGATAAACTCAAGGTCGTGCCTTTTACCAACTTCATAGTCATTTTGATCGTGCGCAGGAGTGACCTTAACAAGACCTGTTCCAAATTCCATATCAACGTGCTCGTCTGCGATGATCTCAATCTTTCTATTTACGATAGGTAGAACAACCTTTTTGCCGATTAAATTTTTATATCGTTCGTCGTTTGGATTTACCATTACAGCGGTGTCGCCAAAGTAGGTCTCCGGGCGAGTTGTTGCAACAACAACAAATTCGCTTGGCTTGTCTGCAAAGTAGTATCTCAAATGATATAGCTTGCCTTTATTTTCTTTGTGCTCGACCTCGATGTCAGAGAGTGCGCCATCGTGCGTACACCAGTTTATCATGTAGTTTTTCTGGACTATTAGCCCTTTGTCGTATAAATTTACAAAGGCTTTTTTCACAGCTTTTCTTAGGCCCTCATCCATAGTAAATCTCTGGCGTGACCAAGCCGGAGTGATGCCAAGTTTTCGCATCTGATGGACTATCATACCGCCGCTTTTTTCCTTCCACTCCCACACTTTTTCTACAAATTTCTCGCGTCCAAGCTCTTCTTTTTTGATGCCTTGAGCTAAAAGCTGCTTTTCAACGACGTTTTGAGTAGCGATACCAGCGTGGTCAAGTCCTGACTGCCAAAGCGTCTTGTAGCCATCCATTCTCTTGTAGCGAGTCATGATGTCTTGGAGCGTGAAGGTTAGGGCGTGTCCGATGTGAAGCGAGCCAGTCACATTTGGAGGTGGCATCATAATGCAAAATTTACGTCCATCTTTTTGGATATCTTTGTTCGCGTCTATCTCGAAGTATCCGCGTTCTTCCCAAATTTTATAAAATTTATCTTCTATCTCTTTTGCATTGTAAAATTCTGCCACTTTAGTATCCTCTTTCGTTTAAAAAATGCTTAATGTTATCTAAAATTTGTTTAAAAAAATCTTTGCAAAAGTGGGGAAATATGGGCTTGGGGCGGTTAAACGCCCCGAAATTTATATGGCTTATTTGACAGTAAAGCTTCGCTGAGCTAGGTCGTAGTCGTTTTGTCTTTCGTTATACATATTTTCAGTTGTGACCGCACCAAGCGAGCATTTGCCACCAAGTCTTACACGATAAGGCGTATAAAGCACAGCCTCTCTCTTGTCACTATCTAGTGTATAAAAACTTAAGACGCGATCATCTTTTATGCTCTGATATTCAAGCTCAATGCTATCTTTAAGACTCTTATTAAAGCCACTTAGATTTTCATTTATTGGCTCAAAGCAGCTACTTACTATCTCGTTTATTACACCATTTTTAACCATAGCTTTAGAATTTATCACTATTTTTGAATAGACAACATCATTTACTCTTAGGCTGTCAAGACCTAGCTCTTTGCCTTTTTCATCGACAAACGTTCTATAAATATCAAGCTCTTTTGGCTCTATTTTATGCTTAATCTCAAGTGGCACATAAGCGTAGCTTAAGATGGAGGCATATAGCTTGTTTTCACCAAGTGGAGTGATGGTAAAATTTCCATCTTTTGCTGTAAATGATACGCTTAAAAGGCCGTCAAATTCTTTACTTTCGCCGTTGTAGCTAAGTTTAAATTTATTATTTTTCTCGCCAACATCTTTGCCAAAGTAGGCATTTAGCGCTCTAAGTGTAAAAGCGCGCTCTTGCGTTGAGCTAAGCTCATTTAAATTTGTGATCAAGAAATTTGCAAGATCATCTGAGTAGTCGTTTTTCTCAAAATATTTTGCGTGTAGATACAAGATAAATGCATTGTCTCTCATCTTTGAGCCAAAACTAGAATAATCCCTGCTGTAATCAGCCGCTTGAGCTTTTTTAATATCTTTTAGCGCCACCTTTGCTTCGTCATTTAAGCCATTTAGTTTCAAAGCTGCTGCCATTAGATATTTATTAAGTGCAGTCGTATTGTAAGCTTTGTGGTCATAAATTTTATTTAGCACTGATTTATCAGCAACATTTGCGCGGGAGCTTACATATATAGCATATAGAGCTTCAATATCTGTATTTGTATATTTTAAGAGCGAATTTAATGCTCTTTGCTTTACATTTTTATTTAGCTCATATCCAGCCTCTTCAAGATCAAGCAGCACATCAGTTGCATAGATCGAAGCAAATGCATTAGTGCTACTTAGATCGCTCCAGTAGCCAAAGCTACCATCTGGTTTTTGCATCTTAATTAGCTCACTCATACCATTTGCAATAAATCTCTTTTGATCATTTTTTTCAAGCTCATCTTTTGGCTTTAAATTTAAAAGCGCAAGCAGTCTTGAGCTCCTTTGCTCCGCACATCCATAAGGGTACTCGACTAAATTTTTAGAAGCTGCTAACAGCACGCTTGAAACCGAGCTTGACGCATCTATACTAACATTGTGAAAGCCTTTTGGAAGCGAGATCATGCTCTCTTTATCAAAGACGCTACTTCTTGCATAGGTGCTAATCGTATAAGGATTAACTACATCAAGTAAATTTTGAGCTATTTTTGAGCTATTTTTGTCGCTTATTGTTATGTTGTATTCGCCAGCTCCAGCTTCAAGAGCTGAAATTTTAAATGTAAAGGCTTTATTCTCAAGCGGCTTTAAATTTATATTTTCTTTTGTTTTGATGTTTAAATTTTTACTGCTAGCCACTTTTATGGTTAAATTTTTATCCTCATTTGTTGTGTTTATGAGTCTTAAGTTCGCATTTAGCTCATCGCCTTTTAGCAGATAAACTAACGCGCTTGGCTTAATAATCACATCATCTTTTACTAGAATTTCTTTATTTACTGCATTCATGCTATTTTCATTATTTGCCACGACATCTACTCTAATGGCAGAGTTAAAGCCATTTGGCGTTTTAAACTCGTATGAAATTTCACCATTATCGTCAGCTTGAAGGCTTACTAAATTTGCATATGTTTTTATATTTTTGCTATCAACCGGACTAGCGTGTTTTGCCATTTTTGCCTCCATAGCAAGTGCCGCCATATCGCCACCAAAGCTTAAAGTTTTGCCCTCGACCTTATAGTTTGTGAGCATATTATAAATGTCATAGTCAAAAACGCCATCTGGTAAAATTTTGTCAAAAAATTTAAGTGGATCAGCTGGCTTTTGTGACGTTATATCAAGCACGCCAACATCTGTGATAAAGAAATTCACATAAGCTTTTGGCTTTGTTTTTAAAGAAATTTTTATATTTTCATCGCTTTTTGCCGTATTTGGCGCATCAAGGCTTAGATCAAGTGTCCTTGATGACTTATCAGCTTTAGCATAAACCTTACCGTAAGTTCTAAACGGAGTTAATCCACCATCTGTCATGCGGTAGATATTTGCACTCACGTAAAGTCCGCTAAAATCAAAGTCAAGTTTAAATTTCACATTTGCTGAGTTATTTTTTATCTTAACAACCTTGTAAGCTTTCACGCCACCATCTTCAAGTGTAACAAGGGCGATACCTTCTTTTATAGCCGAGCTTATATCAGCACTTAGCTCATCGCCTTTTTTGTAAATATTTTTATTTAGTTTGATTTGAGATTTGCTAAGCTCTTTTGTAGGCGCTAGAGTCGAGTAGTTGTAGCCACTTACGTCCATATCAAGGCTTGTGCTTGCTCCACTTACTAGATTTGTAGCGATGATCACATATGAGCCACTTTGTGTAAATTTATAGCTAAACTCGCCATTGTCTTTATAAAAATTATCCACATCTTCTAGCGTTTGAAACCACTTTATATAGCCATTTGCATCTCTTTGGTATTGCCAAGTGACACGTTTTATATCAAATTTTAAATTTGATTTTACGGCCTTTTGACTTGACATATCTACCACAACCGTTCTTATTTTTACATCTTCGTTTGGCTCAGCAAATGTCGTACTTGCTGCAATACCAACCATATCTTTGTAAGGATAGAGCGTAAAGCTTTTTGTATCGCTTACGTTTTTACCATCATCATTTACATTGAAATTTATCACACCTGTTATGATAGAAGAGGCATTTTTAGTGCTAAAGCTAAGATCTATCATTTGGCTTGATTTACCATCTTTTGAAAGAGTGAGATCATTCTCAAAAGATGGATAAGCGCTTGGTTTTAGAGTATTGTTTTTAAATTTATACTCTTTAAACTCGCTATTTTTATATTCATCATCAAAAAAGCTCACCTGCATGCTGCCATCAAGCTCGCTAGCAGCGCCACCAAAGAGATAGTTACTGGCTAGATTGGCTCTAATAAGCTCATTTGCGAAGAATTTATCTCTCTCAAGCGTTATCTCATTTTTTATCCTATTTGGCATAAAACTCTCAACAAAAAATGGCACATTTGAGATCACTTTGCTTGCGTAAATTACTTGCATATTAAATCTACCGCTAAGATCGCTTAGTATCTCTTTTTCAAAATTTACCATGCCAACGTCATTTGTATTTTTTGAAATTTCAGCACTACTTTTGCCTTGCGGATCAAAAAAATTTATCTTTATAGGCATATTTTTTAAAGGATTAAAATCTCTATCTCTTAGATAGATTGCGCCCTTTAAACTCTCATTTGGTCTTATGATATTTGAAGCAAAATGAACGTACGCATCGATACTATCACTGGTATTTTGACTCATAAATTTCGCTTCATTTAGCGCTTCGTCTTCTTTTAAAATAAGAAAATTTTGCTCTTTTCCAAGAGAGACAACCACTGAGGAGATATCTTTGTAAATATCTTTTTTGTTAAATTTAAAAACACCTATATCATTTGTCGCACCAACTGCGATCTCTTCGTTCTTTTTGCCATAAATTTTCACATTTGCGTTTGGAAGCATTGTATTTTCGCCAAGACGATTTGCAAATACGAAAATTTCATCCTTGCCAAGCTTTGCATTTACGGCGATATCACTTAGATAGACTACTTTTGAGACGCTCTTATCCTTGCCGTAGTTTAAATTTATCTTATAAACGCCGTCTCCAGCCCCGGCAAAGTCGAGTTTGATTTTATTTAGAGAAATTTCATTTAATGCGCCATCAAGCTTATAACTTTTGCTTGCCACTTTTGTGCTGAAGTTGCTTAACTCTTCGTTATTGTCATTAAAATTTAAGAAATATCTAAAATTTTGATCGCTTAGCTTTTCAATGCTTACATTTAGCTCAGGCAAATTTGCACTTCTGATACCGATTTCACCGACGCTTGAGATATATGGCTCATTATTTATAAAATTTGCAAATGGAGTAAAATTGCCAGCTACTACTTCATAGCTATTTTCTTCTCTTACTACATTTCTATCATCGCCAAAGCCTGGCTTAATGGTGATTTCATAACTATTTTGTGGCTTAAAATCGTCACTTGTGATATCAATGTAGTAATAATACTCGCTAAGTTCTGAGTTTTCTCCATAGTTGTCACTATATTTAACGTCACTGATGCTAAAGTTTTTTACGCCTTTAATGTTTATAAATTTTTTTAAGTTAATGTCGTCATCAAGCCAATTTTTTAGATAAATTCTAAAGCCCAAGATGCCATTATCAAGGCTTACTGGATAAATTTCAGGTATCTCAAGACTCTTTGCATTATCATTTATATTTACGCTTTCTTCGCTTATTTCATCGGCGAAATTTACTATCGTTTCACCTGAAAGCGTTGCACCAAATTTGCTCTCAAATTTTTCACCAAAATCAAAAACTGGATTGCTTAAATTTTTATCAAGATTAAGCTCAAAGCTATTGCTAGAAAGCTCAATTGCTTTAAATTTCGCATCTTTTACGGCAATATTTTTGATAGCTTCAATATTTACTTCATCATTAAATTTAACTATATATTTGCTATCGCTTATTTTTTCTATCTTTGTTAGCTCAAATTCTTTCGTGGCAAAACTAGCAGTGCTTCCATTTTCAAGCTTGCAGCTATAATCCAAACCAGCATGCATATCTTTTGTAAAAAGCAGCAAGCTTTGACTATTAAATCTAACCGTACCATTTAATGCTGGTTGGCACAAAAGTAGCTTTTTGTCGCTTAGCATACCAACAAAATTCTTATCGACTTTGTCTTCTAGTCCAAACTCTACGCTTAGTGGCGATTTTATCTGCGCAGTGCCATTTAGGCTCAAAGCATATAAATTTGTCATTCCCAAAAGTGCTAGAAGTGCTACTTTTTGCCACATTTTATCTCCTTATTTTTATTGTTATTTCACTTTGATTTGAGTTTTGATCAAGGCATTTTATGCTGTGCTCGCCAAGAGTTAGATCAAACTTTTTTTCGCTTGCGTTTTCTATCTTAGAAAAGTTCAAATCATCTATTTTTAGGTAAATTTCATCGCCTAAAAACGCGTAGCATTTTACCATAACTTGTGTGATATTTTCATCTGTCACTATCTCTTCACCGTCATACGGATAGGCAAAAACTGGCTTTTTGTCTTTAAAAATTTCAGCACAAGGACTTGTTTGTATCTCATCTTTATCCAAAAGCTCATTTTTAACCAAAAAATTAAGCTCTTCGCCTCTTAAACTTTCGCACTTATCCTTTAAATCTACACCCTTTATCCTATCATCAAGCGCCATTTTTTTACACTTTTCATAGTTAAAGGCATCAAGGCAGGTTGGCAGCTTTTCTATGCCATCTGGCTCACTTATAAATCTTAACTTCTCTTTTTGAGCGATTATCTTAAACATATCAAAAAGACTCTTTGATACGTCATTTAGTCCTGTTAATTTATCGGTTTTACTGGCATTAAAATTTCCAATCCAAATAGCAATTGTGTAATTTTCATCAACGCCTATGGCGTAAAGATCACGTGAGTTTGCGCTTGTGCCAGTTTTAAAAGCAATCTTTGGCGTATTTTGGGCGTACTGCCAAGCATTTTTTAGATACGATCTTGAGGCTTCACTTAGCATTTTAGCAGTCAAATAGGCACTTTGAGGCGAGATGAGAGTTACATTTTTCTCCTCATTTTTGTAGTTTTTGCCAGCAAACTCAAGCGGCCTATAAATGCCGTCATTTGCATAAATAGTATAAAGATGAGCAAGATCAAGCAGGCTCATTTCAGCACTTCCAAGCGTTATAGAAGCTCCATAATACTCTTTATCTTCATCTACTAAATTTACCTTTTCAAGTAGTTCGTAAAGCGAATTGTCTTTTAGTTTTAAGTTTAAATTTATAACCGGAATATTTAGGCTGAAATTTAGAGCATCTTTCGCGCTTACGATACCTAAAAAATCATTACTAAAATTCTTTGGGGCATACTCTTTTATATAAATTTGCGTATCAATTAACTGCGAATTTGGCGTGATAAGCCCGCTATCAAGCGCAAGCGAGTAGATAAAAGGCTTTAGCGTGCTGCCGGTATTTCGCTTCATATTTAGGGCTGAGTTTTTGCCATCACGCGCGTGCTCATCATGAGAGCCTATGAAGGCAACAACGCTCATTTTTTTGTTATCAATGACTACTGCAGCGGCATTGTTTGCATTTTTTGCCTTTAGCGAAAACATCGCATCTTTTAAAATTTTAAGCATATCTTTTTGTAAATTTAGATCCAAACTCGCCTTTGAAATTTGGTTTTTAAAAGCGACATTTGCATAATCTTCCGCAGTTACGATAGCTTTTGCTCTTACATTTTTAAATGGCTCAGCCTGCGCTCTTTTAAAGGCGCTAAGATCGATTAAATTTGCCTTGTAAAGCATCTTTATGACCCTATTTTTTAAGGCATTTATGTTTGAGACGCGGTCTAGTCTATTTTTATTTGGATTTTTTGGTATCGTGCTTAAAAGTGCGGCCTGAGCATAGCTAAGCTCGTTTAGCTCTTTGCCGAAATAAAAAAAGCTAGCCGCCTTTGCACCCTCGATGTTGCCGCCGTATGGGGCCAAATTTAGATAAAAATTTAAAATTTCATCCTTGCTAAAGTGAAGCTCTAGCTGAAAAGCTCTAAAAATTTCTTTTATCTTATTTTTATAGCTCCTATCACTTGGCTCAAGCATCCTAGCTACTTGCATCGTGATAGTGCTAGCGCCTATGCGGTTGTCGCTTCTTAGATTGTGAAAAAATGCTCTAAAAATAGAGGCAAAATTTACGCCAAAATGGTAGTAAAAGTACCTATCCTCAAAGAGCACGACGCATTGTTTTAGCGAGTTTGGGAAGCTTTGCTCGTGAAATCTCCAAATTCCATCGCTACTAAGCTTCATATTTATAATGTTGCCATTTCTATCAAGCAAAATTTTGGCTTCGTCTTTTTTGAGTGCATCTAAATTTAGTGGATAAATTTGATCAAGTATCAAAAAAATAGCAACCATTAGAGCCAAAAATAGGGCAAGAAATTTTATAAATTTAAACTTTTTCATCGGCGTGATTATAGCTGTTAAAGTTTAAGTAGCTATAATTAGACCTTTTTAAAAAAGAGGAAACAATGCCCTTATCTAGGTTAAACAAAGAACAATACACCGCCGCAACTGCACCATTTGGACACAATCTCATCATCGCTTCAGCTGGCACTGGCAAGACTAGCACGATTGTCGCTCGCATCGCACATCTTTTAAATTTAGGCGTAAAGCCAGAGAAAATTTTGCTTCTAACATTTACCAACAAAGCAGCCAGCGAAATGATAGAGCGGTTAAATAGGTATTTTGACAAACAAATCACCTCCAAAATCACCGCAGGCACCTTTCACTCAGTCTCATTTTCGCTTTTAAAAAGCCTTGATAAAGGCGTCACGCTAAAGCAGCCAAGCGAGCTAAAGACGCTTTTAAAAAGTCTTGTTGAGAGACGAAAATTTTACCATTTAAGCGACGTCAAGCCTTATGGCGGAGCCTATCTATACGATCTTTACTCGCTCTTTCAAAACAGCGAACAAGGCACAACATTTGGCAAATGGATAAGCCAAAAGAGCGAAGAGCAGGGCGTTTATGCTGAAATTTATGAAGATGTTTTAGAGGAGTTTGAGGCTGAAAAGACTAAATTTTCTTACGCTGACTTTAACGACCTTCTCATAAAAATGCGCGACGAGCTAAAAAATGGGGCAAATTTAGCTTATGATGAAATTTTGATCGATGAGTATCAAGATACAAACACACTTCAAGGCAGTCTAATAGACGCATTTAAGACAAAGAGCCTCTTTTGCGTGGGCGATTTTGACCAGAGCATCTACGCATTTAACGGCGCAAATATCGAGATCATTGGCTCATTTAAAGATCGCTTTCCAAACGCAAATATCTACGCTTTAAATGTAAATTACCGCTCAAGCTCAAGCATACTTGCCCTTGCAAATAAGGTCATAAACAACAATCCAAGGCTTTATGAAAAGCACCTAACCGTAAGCCGAGAGGGAAATTTCAAGCCGCCAAGGCTGCTTGTCTATAACGAGCTTTTTGATCAATATCAAAACATCGCCGACATCATCTCGCTCTCGCCATTTAATAG includes:
- a CDS encoding methionine ABC transporter ATP-binding protein translates to MIKIENLSKFYGDTQILFDVNLEVKKGEIFAIVGHSGAGKSTLLRCINGLESYQGGSLKVFDKEIKNLDEMQQRHLRRDVGMIFQHFALMARKNVFENVANPLKFWGYKSDETEKRVRELLNLVGLESKAKSYPSELSGGQKQRVAIARALALNPKILLSDEATSALDPNTTNQILELLEKINKELDISVVIVTHEMEVVKSIAKRAILLEGGKIIGSGSIEELFLKPDEKMKEFLGEVEILPSTGTNIRLFFPKEVAQNSVITHMARSLNIDFNIVWGKLEKLNENVLGSLVINIDEKDKENVLNYIKQSGVLWEVA
- a CDS encoding valine--tRNA ligase, with the translated sequence MAEFYNAKEIEDKFYKIWEERGYFEIDANKDIQKDGRKFCIMMPPPNVTGSLHIGHALTFTLQDIMTRYKRMDGYKTLWQSGLDHAGIATQNVVEKQLLAQGIKKEELGREKFVEKVWEWKEKSGGMIVHQMRKLGITPAWSRQRFTMDEGLRKAVKKAFVNLYDKGLIVQKNYMINWCTHDGALSDIEVEHKENKGKLYHLRYYFADKPSEFVVVATTRPETYFGDTAVMVNPNDERYKNLIGKKVVLPIVNRKIEIIADEHVDMEFGTGLVKVTPAHDQNDYEVGKRHDLEFITVFDEKGILNDKCDKFAGLERLEARDIVVAELEKLGNVEKIEDYENQVGYCYRCKNVVEPYISKQWFVKKEIADEAIQKVSEGLAKFYPPHWINSFNAWMRELRDWCISRQLWWGHQIPVFYCDDCGYMWADEGEPCECKKCKSKNFHQDPDVLDTWFSSGLWPFSTLGWGNENELKNEKWFEGDLAEFYPNNLLITGFDILFFWVARMMFQGENALGKLPFDDIYLHALVKDEFGRKMSKSLGNVIDPLDSINEYSADILRFTLTLLAVQGRDIKLSDAKMKQVRNFTNKLYNASKYLMLNESKFENLEDIKLQTKLGIYMNSRFNECVREVRENIDAYRFNDAANTLYKFLWDEFCDWGIELSKADKASVKELGSIFKEAMKLLNPFMPFLSEYLFQELSGTQIENAKSIMVMSYPEVKERNLDVEKKFELVIEAIVAIRRAKATIDLGNSKIAKAFVKFNEKIDLDEVKEYIKLLAKCEEIGFVDEKIENSIRDVSENLEAFVPLEGLDMSGIITRLKSQKTKLEKEIAKLSGMLNNQNFVANAPKEVIETNKEALESAEAKFKKVCEELEALGE
- a CDS encoding diaminopimelate dehydrogenase, with the protein product MSEKIKIAVLGYGNLGRGVELAVQNSKDLELTAVFSRRDPSKVKTCGAPVFSADEILSHKGKFDVLVLCGGSATDLPTQTPEFAKEFNVVDSFDTHAKILEHFAAVDAAAKKGGNVGVIAVGWDPGLFSLNRLFGESVLENGSSYTFWGKGVSQGHSDAIRRIKGVVDARQYTVPIDSALERVRAGENPNLTTREKHLRDCYVVAEDGADKARIEHEIKTMPNYFADYDTSVHFIDIETLKKEHGGIPHGGFVLRSGVSGEHGENKHLIEFSLKLDSNPEFTASVLVAYSRATYRLAQRGERGAFSVFDIAPALLSPKSADELRREIL
- a CDS encoding methionine ABC transporter permease, with the protein product MFGIDFSKFPDVFSRILLPAIGETLYMSIVSTLLAFAIGLIPAVLLILSDKDGLKPNKQLYFVLDIVINVLRSFPFIILIIVLFPVTKMIVGTSIGTTAAIVPLTIGAAPFVARLIENALKEVDKGIIEAAQSFGSSKFQIIFRVMFVEALPGIISAFTLTLIVNIGFSAMAGAVGGGGLGSVAINYGYQRFRPDIMLYTVVILIIMVQIFQVLGNYLYKISKK